A genome region from Nitrospira sp. includes the following:
- a CDS encoding flagellar basal body-associated FliL family protein: MTTRISIVLFLSISGILVLVGYLAGISATDLMPHTFSLQTATPDSSQMQPGVTLNLPPVVAPVDDGQRYYQVQVNLSLELDRSGTAGLIQARHDTIDRQVMEIIHSYAASDLRTAGQLPALRADIQRAINKLLPEGQVRNVYITNWLMIPVSY, from the coding sequence ATGACCACTCGAATCAGCATTGTCTTGTTCCTCAGCATCTCCGGCATCCTGGTGCTCGTGGGCTATCTCGCGGGCATTTCCGCTACGGATCTGATGCCGCACACGTTTTCCTTGCAGACGGCTACACCGGACTCTTCACAGATGCAACCCGGTGTGACCCTCAATCTGCCGCCTGTTGTCGCACCCGTCGATGATGGCCAACGATACTATCAGGTGCAAGTGAATCTGTCCCTGGAACTCGACCGCTCGGGCACCGCTGGATTGATCCAGGCCCGTCACGACACCATCGATCGCCAGGTCATGGAAATCATTCACTCCTATGCCGCCAGCGACCTGCGCACAGCCGGGCAGCTGCCGGCCCTGCGAGCCGACATTCAACGCGCCATCAACAAGTTGCTTCCCGAAGGGCAGGTCCGGAACGTCTACATCACCAATTGGTTGATGATCCCGGTCAGCTACTGA
- a CDS encoding cytochrome P450: protein MDVKSSPALIDVPGGEFLLGHLRAFRRQPLAAMLQWWRRYGDALRFRLGPKTLYLFSHPDLAEEILVHQADRFVKVYEPQRPTGLALVLGNGLVTSSGEVWKRHRRIIQPVFHRTRMAAIAERMAQVGEQRLAGWTAHAGRSVDIADEMMRLALEVISHTMFHTDVADQIDHISHALRVSLKYAFDSFHRLVRVPLWVPTPRNRQFRLALQYMDTLIYGLIAERRRTGAQHDDLLDLLLRARDEDTGAGLSDQELRDEALTIFAAGHETTANALAWTWYLLATHPEVAARFHDEIDRVLQGRRPTADDLSQLPYTRAVFDEAVRLFPPVPAVQRKAATSTSIGGFSLPAGAIVLVGIYHLHRHPAFWRDPERFMPERWVDGERPAARGAYLPFGAGARACVGTHFATVEGPLLLALIGRRYELQLAQEDVEPEIVVTLRPKHGIRMTIQPRHRPLQSA from the coding sequence GTGGATGTGAAGTCATCTCCTGCGCTGATCGATGTGCCCGGCGGCGAATTTCTCCTCGGCCACCTGCGTGCGTTCAGGCGGCAACCGCTGGCGGCGATGTTACAGTGGTGGCGCCGGTACGGCGATGCGCTGCGCTTTCGGCTCGGCCCCAAGACGCTGTATCTCTTCAGTCATCCTGATCTCGCGGAAGAGATTCTCGTCCATCAGGCCGATCGTTTCGTGAAGGTCTATGAGCCGCAGCGTCCCACCGGCCTTGCGTTGGTCCTCGGTAACGGATTGGTGACCAGTTCGGGCGAAGTCTGGAAGCGGCACCGACGTATCATCCAGCCGGTCTTTCATCGCACCCGCATGGCGGCGATAGCTGAGCGTATGGCGCAGGTGGGGGAGCAGCGTCTCGCAGGCTGGACGGCCCACGCGGGACGGTCGGTCGATATCGCCGATGAAATGATGCGGCTGGCTCTTGAGGTCATTTCTCACACGATGTTTCACACGGACGTGGCAGATCAGATCGACCACATCAGTCATGCGCTGCGGGTAAGCCTGAAGTATGCGTTCGATTCGTTTCACCGTCTCGTGCGGGTGCCTCTGTGGGTGCCGACGCCGCGCAACCGTCAGTTTCGTCTCGCTCTGCAGTACATGGACACGCTGATCTATGGATTGATCGCTGAGCGACGCCGTACCGGCGCGCAGCACGACGACCTCCTTGATCTACTCCTCAGAGCCCGCGACGAGGACACGGGTGCTGGGTTGAGCGATCAGGAACTGCGAGATGAAGCGCTGACCATCTTTGCGGCCGGACACGAGACCACCGCCAATGCCCTTGCCTGGACCTGGTACCTGCTCGCCACCCATCCGGAGGTCGCGGCGCGTTTTCACGACGAGATAGACCGGGTGCTGCAGGGGCGAAGGCCCACCGCCGACGATCTTTCCCAGCTCCCGTATACCCGTGCGGTCTTCGATGAAGCGGTTCGTTTATTTCCTCCGGTGCCGGCGGTCCAGCGCAAGGCCGCCACCAGCACGAGTATCGGCGGGTTCTCCCTGCCTGCCGGAGCGATTGTTCTGGTGGGAATTTATCACCTGCATCGGCACCCGGCCTTCTGGCGAGATCCTGAGCGATTCATGCCGGAGCGATGGGTGGATGGTGAACGGCCGGCTGCCCGCGGCGCGTATTTGCCGTTCGGCGCAGGGGCGCGAGCCTGCGTGGGTACGCACTTCGCGACGGTGGAAGGGCCGCTGCTCCTGGCGCTGATCGGCCGCCGCTACGAGTTGCAGCTTGCGCAGGAAGACGTCGAGCCTGAGATCGTGGTGACCCTACGCCCGAAACATGGCATCCGGATGACCATCCAGCCACGACATCGGCCGCTCCAGTCCGCCTAA